A genome region from Hemitrygon akajei chromosome 14, sHemAka1.3, whole genome shotgun sequence includes the following:
- the mapkapk5 gene encoding MAP kinase-activated protein kinase 5 isoform X2, which translates to MCVGHNNIVQIIEVYANSVQFPHESSPRARLLIVMEMMEGGELFHRISQHKHFTEKMASQVTKQIALAIQHCHSLNIAHRDLKPENLLFKDNSLDAPVKLCDFGFAKIDHGDLMTPQFTPYYVAPQVLEAQRRHQKEKSGIIPTSPTPYTYNKSCDLWSLGVIIYVMLCGYPPFYSKHHSRTIPKDMRKKIMTGSFEFPEEEWSQISEMAKDIVRKLLKVKPEERLNIEGVLDHPWLNSTEALDNILPSSQMMMDKAMVAGIQQAHAEQLASMRIQDLKVSLKPLNSVNNPILRKRKLLGTRPKDSVYIHDAEEEAEDANVAVEKLRDVIAQCILPQAGENEDEKLNEVMQEAWKYNKDCKVLRDTLQNLSWNGRGFNDKVDRLKLAEIVKQVIEEQTNSQDS; encoded by the exons ATGTGTGTGGGCCACAACAATATTGTCCAGATAATTGAAGTATATGCTAACAGTGTTCAGTTTCCTCATGAGTCCAGTCCAAG GGCTCGGCTGCTAATTGTAatggaaatgatggaaggtggggAGCTGTTTCACAGAATCAGTCAACATAAGCACTTTACAGAGAAAATGGCTAGCCAGGTTACTAAACAG ATTGCACTGGCTATACAGCACTGTCACTCCTTGAATATTGCCCATAGAGACCTCAAACCTGAAAACCTCCTCTTCAAGGACAATTCTCTG GATGCACCAGTTAAACTATGTGATTTTGGATTTGCTAAAATCGATCATGGAGATCTGATGACACCACAGTTCACTCCGTATTATGTAGCACCTCAG GTATTGGAGGCACAGAGGAGACATCAGAAAGAGAAATCTGGAATAATACCTACCTCGCCAACTCCTTACACATACAATAAG AGCTGTGACCTGTGGTCGCTGGGTGTAATTATTTACGTGATGCTATGTGGATATCCACCGTTTTATTCCAAACATCACAGCCGGACAATCCCAAAGGACATGCGAAAAAAGATCATGACGGGAAGTTTTGAATTCCCAGAGGAAGAGTGGAGTCAGATATCCGAGATGGCAAAGGACATTGTGAGAAA ATTGCTGAAGGTAAAGCCAGAGGAGCGGCTCAATATTGAGGGGGTGCTGGATCATCCCTGGCTGAACTCCACAGAGGCTTTAGATAACATTCTCCCATCTTCTCAAATGATGATGGATAAG GCAATGGTTGCTGGGATCCAGCAGGCTCATGCAGAACAGCTGGCCAGTATGAGAATTCAGGATCTGAAAGTGAGCCTTAAACCTCTAAACTCTGTTAATAATCCAATTCTTCGCAAGAGGAAACTGCTGGG CACGAGGCCCAAGGACAGTGTCTATATTCATGATGCAGAGGAAGAGGCTGAGGATGCCAACGTCGCTGTGGAGAAATTGCGGGATGTCATCGCCCAGTGCATTTTGCCTCAGGCTG GAGAGAATGAAGATGAAAAGCTAAATGAGGTAATGCAAGAGGCTTGGAAATACAACAAAGACTGTAAAGTTCTGCGTGATACACTGCAGAATCTCAGCTGGAACG GCCGGGGTTTCAATGATAAAGTCGATCGTCTGAAACTTGCAGAAATTGTCAAACAGGTCATTGAAGAACAAACAAACTCACAGGATTCCTAA
- the mapkapk5 gene encoding MAP kinase-activated protein kinase 5 isoform X1: MSEDGVDRVIKESSILDEYAINWTQKLGAGISGPVRVCMKKSTGERFALKILLDRPKARNEVRHHLMCVGHNNIVQIIEVYANSVQFPHESSPRARLLIVMEMMEGGELFHRISQHKHFTEKMASQVTKQIALAIQHCHSLNIAHRDLKPENLLFKDNSLDAPVKLCDFGFAKIDHGDLMTPQFTPYYVAPQVLEAQRRHQKEKSGIIPTSPTPYTYNKSCDLWSLGVIIYVMLCGYPPFYSKHHSRTIPKDMRKKIMTGSFEFPEEEWSQISEMAKDIVRKLLKVKPEERLNIEGVLDHPWLNSTEALDNILPSSQMMMDKAMVAGIQQAHAEQLASMRIQDLKVSLKPLNSVNNPILRKRKLLGTRPKDSVYIHDAEEEAEDANVAVEKLRDVIAQCILPQAGENEDEKLNEVMQEAWKYNKDCKVLRDTLQNLSWNGRGFNDKVDRLKLAEIVKQVIEEQTNSQDS, translated from the exons tGTGTGCATGAAAAAATCAACTGGAGAACGTTTTGCACTAAAAATTCTCCTTGACCGTCCAAAAGCAAGAAATGAG GTTCGACATCACCTTATGTGTGTGGGCCACAACAATATTGTCCAGATAATTGAAGTATATGCTAACAGTGTTCAGTTTCCTCATGAGTCCAGTCCAAG GGCTCGGCTGCTAATTGTAatggaaatgatggaaggtggggAGCTGTTTCACAGAATCAGTCAACATAAGCACTTTACAGAGAAAATGGCTAGCCAGGTTACTAAACAG ATTGCACTGGCTATACAGCACTGTCACTCCTTGAATATTGCCCATAGAGACCTCAAACCTGAAAACCTCCTCTTCAAGGACAATTCTCTG GATGCACCAGTTAAACTATGTGATTTTGGATTTGCTAAAATCGATCATGGAGATCTGATGACACCACAGTTCACTCCGTATTATGTAGCACCTCAG GTATTGGAGGCACAGAGGAGACATCAGAAAGAGAAATCTGGAATAATACCTACCTCGCCAACTCCTTACACATACAATAAG AGCTGTGACCTGTGGTCGCTGGGTGTAATTATTTACGTGATGCTATGTGGATATCCACCGTTTTATTCCAAACATCACAGCCGGACAATCCCAAAGGACATGCGAAAAAAGATCATGACGGGAAGTTTTGAATTCCCAGAGGAAGAGTGGAGTCAGATATCCGAGATGGCAAAGGACATTGTGAGAAA ATTGCTGAAGGTAAAGCCAGAGGAGCGGCTCAATATTGAGGGGGTGCTGGATCATCCCTGGCTGAACTCCACAGAGGCTTTAGATAACATTCTCCCATCTTCTCAAATGATGATGGATAAG GCAATGGTTGCTGGGATCCAGCAGGCTCATGCAGAACAGCTGGCCAGTATGAGAATTCAGGATCTGAAAGTGAGCCTTAAACCTCTAAACTCTGTTAATAATCCAATTCTTCGCAAGAGGAAACTGCTGGG CACGAGGCCCAAGGACAGTGTCTATATTCATGATGCAGAGGAAGAGGCTGAGGATGCCAACGTCGCTGTGGAGAAATTGCGGGATGTCATCGCCCAGTGCATTTTGCCTCAGGCTG GAGAGAATGAAGATGAAAAGCTAAATGAGGTAATGCAAGAGGCTTGGAAATACAACAAAGACTGTAAAGTTCTGCGTGATACACTGCAGAATCTCAGCTGGAACG GCCGGGGTTTCAATGATAAAGTCGATCGTCTGAAACTTGCAGAAATTGTCAAACAGGTCATTGAAGAACAAACAAACTCACAGGATTCCTAA